In a single window of the Serratia quinivorans genome:
- the fmt gene encoding Methionyl-tRNA formyltransferase: MSDSLRIIFAGTPDFAARHLDALLSSGHQIVGVFTQPDRPAGRGNKLTPSPVKVLAEQHHLPVFQPKSLRPEENQHLVADLNADVMVVVAYGLILPKAVLDMPRLGCINVHGSLLPRWRGAAPIQRSLWAGDHETGVTIMQMDVGLDTGDMMHKIACPIEADDTSASLYDKLAQLGPQGMLTTLQQMAAGTAKREVQDESLVTYAEKLSKEEARLDWNLPAVQLERCVRAFNPWPVSYFTIDDQPVKVWQATVLAQNADAEPGTIIHADKHGIQVATAEGILNLTQLQPAGKKPMSAQDLLNSRREWFTPGNRL, encoded by the coding sequence GTGTCTGACTCTTTACGGATTATTTTCGCCGGAACTCCAGACTTCGCAGCGCGTCATCTTGACGCGCTGTTGTCATCTGGGCACCAGATTGTCGGGGTTTTCACTCAACCCGACCGCCCTGCGGGTCGCGGCAATAAGCTGACGCCCAGCCCAGTCAAGGTTCTGGCCGAGCAGCACCATTTACCGGTGTTTCAGCCAAAATCACTGCGCCCGGAAGAGAATCAGCACCTGGTTGCCGATCTCAACGCCGATGTCATGGTGGTCGTGGCTTATGGTCTGATTCTGCCCAAAGCGGTGTTGGATATGCCGCGACTCGGTTGCATTAACGTCCATGGTTCACTGCTGCCTCGCTGGCGTGGAGCCGCACCGATCCAACGTTCACTGTGGGCCGGCGATCATGAAACCGGCGTTACCATCATGCAGATGGACGTGGGTTTGGACACCGGCGATATGATGCACAAGATTGCCTGCCCGATCGAAGCCGATGACACCAGCGCCAGCCTGTACGATAAACTGGCGCAGCTCGGCCCGCAGGGCATGCTGACCACGTTGCAGCAGATGGCTGCAGGTACGGCGAAACGTGAAGTGCAGGATGAATCGCTGGTCACCTATGCCGAAAAGCTGAGCAAAGAAGAAGCCCGCCTGGACTGGAACCTGCCCGCCGTGCAGCTTGAACGCTGCGTTCGTGCCTTCAACCCGTGGCCAGTCAGTTACTTCACCATTGACGATCAACCGGTGAAAGTGTGGCAGGCAACGGTGCTGGCACAAAACGCGGATGCAGAACCTGGCACCATCATCCATGCCGACAAGCACGGTATTCAGGTGGCGACCGCCGAGGGTATTCTTAACCTGACTCAACTGCAGCCGGCAGGCAAAAAACCCATGTCTGCTCAGGATTTGCTGAACTCACGTCGTGAATGGTTTACGCCGGGCAACCGGTTATAA
- the def gene encoding Peptide deformylase, translated as MSVLQVLHYPDDRLRKVAAPVKEVNANIQRIVDDMFETMYAEEGIGLAATQVDIHQRIIVIDVSENRDQRLVLINPELLEKSGETGIEEGCLSIPEQRALVPRAAAVKIRALDRDGKPFELEADDLLAICIQHEMDHLVGKLFVDYLSPLKRQRIRQKLEKMAKLNARA; from the coding sequence ATGTCAGTATTGCAGGTATTACATTACCCAGATGACCGGCTGCGCAAAGTCGCGGCCCCGGTAAAAGAAGTCAATGCGAATATCCAGCGCATCGTGGATGATATGTTTGAAACCATGTACGCAGAGGAAGGCATTGGCCTGGCTGCGACACAGGTGGATATCCATCAGCGCATTATCGTCATTGACGTTTCTGAGAACCGCGATCAGCGCCTGGTGCTGATCAACCCGGAACTGCTGGAAAAAAGCGGTGAAACCGGGATTGAGGAAGGCTGCCTTTCCATTCCTGAACAACGAGCTTTAGTCCCGCGTGCCGCTGCTGTGAAAATCAGAGCGCTGGACCGTGACGGCAAACCTTTTGAGCTGGAAGCCGACGACCTGTTGGCCATCTGTATCCAGCACGAGATGGACCACCTGGTAGGCAAGCTGTTCGTCGATTACCTGTCGCCACTCAAGCGCCAGCGTATCCGTCAGAAACTGGAAAAAATGGCCAAGCTTAACGCCCGCGCCTAA
- the smf gene encoding DNA protecting protein DprA: MQAQEIGLRMRGVTGLGAAQASQIIRQMVATGGEPYLLLRELGLNERQQAQFRQVDPRYLAATLAWLEQPGNLMWVYGEVGYPELLLPIDDAPLLLLVKGNPAAAQQPQIAMVGSRQFSHYGEHWANYFATGLVHCGFTITSGLALGIDSICHRAALAVEGGTVAVLGSGLDNIYPRRHRRLAERIVENGGALISEYLVTDLPMPDHFPRRNRIISGLSLGVVVIEASLRSGTLITARYALEQGREVFALPGALGNPMSEGTHWLIQQGAYLVTGPKEIAEQLGSGLHWLSLNENTTICASEAEVELPFADVLANVGDEVTPVDVVAERAGQPVPEVVIKLLDLELAGWIAAVPGGYVRIRRAGHVRRTDVLV; the protein is encoded by the coding sequence ATGCAGGCACAGGAAATCGGCTTACGGATGCGTGGGGTCACCGGGCTGGGGGCGGCGCAGGCCAGCCAGATAATACGGCAGATGGTGGCGACGGGAGGAGAGCCTTATCTCCTGTTACGGGAATTGGGGTTGAATGAGCGACAGCAGGCCCAGTTTCGTCAGGTAGATCCGCGCTATCTGGCGGCTACGCTTGCCTGGTTGGAACAGCCCGGCAACTTGATGTGGGTCTACGGTGAGGTTGGTTACCCAGAACTATTGCTCCCTATCGATGATGCTCCGCTTTTGCTGCTGGTAAAGGGGAATCCGGCTGCTGCGCAGCAGCCGCAAATCGCCATGGTAGGTAGCCGTCAGTTTAGTCATTACGGTGAACACTGGGCTAATTACTTTGCCACCGGATTAGTGCACTGCGGGTTTACCATCACCAGTGGGCTGGCGCTTGGCATTGACAGTATTTGCCACCGCGCGGCGCTGGCGGTGGAAGGAGGAACGGTAGCCGTATTAGGCAGCGGCTTGGACAACATCTATCCGCGCCGACATCGCCGTCTGGCAGAACGAATTGTTGAGAACGGTGGGGCATTGATCTCTGAATATCTGGTCACCGATCTGCCGATGCCAGATCATTTTCCTCGTCGTAACCGTATCATTAGTGGGTTGAGTCTGGGTGTGGTGGTGATTGAAGCCTCTTTGCGCAGTGGAACGCTGATTACCGCACGTTATGCGCTGGAGCAGGGGCGTGAAGTGTTCGCCTTACCTGGGGCGCTGGGCAACCCGATGAGCGAGGGCACGCATTGGTTGATCCAACAGGGAGCCTATCTGGTAACTGGCCCGAAAGAGATCGCTGAACAACTGGGGAGTGGGCTGCATTGGCTGTCACTGAACGAAAATACAACTATTTGTGCGTCAGAGGCCGAAGTTGAATTGCCATTTGCCGATGTGTTGGCTAACGTAGGAGATGAGGTGACACCTGTTGACGTCGTCGCTGAACGTGCCGGCCAACCTGTGCCAGAGGTGGTAATCAAATTACTCGATCTGGAGTTAGCAGGGTGGATCGCAGCTGTACCCGGCGGCTATGTCCGAATAAGGAGGGCAGGCCATGTTCGACGTACTGATGTACTTGTTTGA
- the topA_1 gene encoding DNA topoisomerase 1, with amino-acid sequence MTKAAIFAARQNEPCPECGAELVIRSGRHGPFLGCTRYPECQHIRPLKAQADGHIVKMLDGQECPKCQATLALRQGRYGMFIACSNYPECDHTEVIDKPDETSISCPQCEQGKLLQRKSRYGKVFHSCDRYPECQFVLNFKPVAGECEYCHYPLLMEKRTAKGPTLCCASKLCGKPVVTTE; translated from the coding sequence ATGACAAAAGCCGCGATTTTTGCCGCCAGGCAAAATGAACCCTGTCCGGAATGCGGGGCTGAGCTGGTGATCCGCAGTGGTCGCCACGGCCCCTTCCTCGGCTGTACCCGTTACCCTGAATGCCAACATATCCGGCCGCTGAAAGCGCAGGCCGATGGCCATATCGTCAAAATGCTGGATGGACAGGAATGTCCAAAATGCCAGGCGACGCTGGCCTTGCGCCAGGGACGTTACGGCATGTTTATCGCTTGCAGTAACTACCCGGAGTGCGACCACACCGAGGTTATCGATAAACCTGACGAAACCAGTATCAGCTGTCCGCAGTGCGAACAGGGCAAATTGCTGCAGCGGAAATCGCGCTATGGCAAGGTGTTCCACTCATGCGATCGCTACCCTGAATGCCAGTTTGTTCTCAATTTTAAACCCGTTGCCGGTGAGTGTGAGTACTGCCACTATCCGTTGCTGATGGAAAAGCGCACGGCGAAAGGTCCAACCCTTTGCTGTGCCAGTAAACTTTGCGGGAAACCCGTAGTAACCACAGAATAA
- the rimN gene encoding t(6)A37 threonylcarbamoyladenosine biosynthesis protein RimN, whose translation MSSESTAIFTPIIDALHNQQVIAYPTEAVFGLGCDPDSEQAVNALLALKQRPWEKGLILIAADYAQLTPYIDDTALNEQQRATMFASWPGPVTWVIPARSETSRLLTGRFNSLAVRVSDHPLVQQLCRQFGKPLVSTSANLSGQEPCRSVDEVQQQFGAAFPLLAGSVGGRLNPSEIRDVLTGEQIRQG comes from the coding sequence ATGAGCTCAGAATCCACAGCCATCTTCACGCCAATTATTGACGCACTGCATAATCAACAGGTCATTGCCTATCCGACCGAGGCGGTGTTTGGCCTGGGTTGCGATCCCGACAGCGAGCAGGCGGTTAATGCCTTATTGGCACTGAAACAGCGCCCATGGGAAAAAGGATTGATCCTGATTGCAGCGGATTACGCACAGTTAACACCTTATATAGATGACACCGCGTTGAACGAACAGCAACGCGCTACGATGTTTGCCAGCTGGCCGGGGCCGGTGACCTGGGTGATCCCTGCCCGGTCGGAAACCTCGCGTTTGCTGACCGGCCGTTTCAATTCGTTGGCGGTACGTGTTAGCGATCATCCGTTGGTACAGCAACTTTGTCGGCAGTTTGGCAAACCGCTGGTATCGACCAGCGCCAATCTAAGCGGGCAGGAACCTTGTCGCAGTGTCGATGAAGTACAGCAGCAGTTTGGTGCTGCTTTCCCGCTGCTGGCCGGTAGCGTCGGTGGCCGTCTTAACCCTTCCGAAATCAGAGATGTCCTGACCGGTGAGCAGATCCGTCAAGGCTAG
- the aroE gene encoding Shikimate dehydrogenase gives MEKFAVFGNPIGHSKSPRIHALFAAQTGIEHPYGTVLAPLNGFETTLQTFIQAGGKGANVTVPFKENAYEAATELSQRASLAGAVNTLKILPDGGLLGDNTDGIGLLTDLERQGLIQPKDRILLVGAGGAARGAILPLLSFGCEVVITNRTFSRAQTLAQVFQHLGEISALPLDQLDQQRFDLVINATASGISGDIPALPVGTVNGHTRCYDMFYQQGLTPFLAWAQQQGATEYADGLGMLVGQAAHAFLLWHGVMPEIEPVLRQLRHELAV, from the coding sequence ATGGAGAAGTTTGCAGTATTCGGTAACCCTATCGGCCACAGCAAGTCACCGCGTATTCATGCGCTATTTGCCGCGCAAACAGGGATAGAACATCCCTATGGAACTGTGCTGGCACCACTGAATGGTTTCGAAACCACTTTGCAGACGTTCATTCAGGCGGGTGGCAAGGGAGCGAACGTCACGGTCCCTTTTAAAGAAAATGCTTATGAAGCGGCGACCGAACTGAGTCAACGAGCCTCGCTGGCCGGTGCGGTAAATACCTTGAAGATACTGCCAGACGGTGGGTTACTGGGTGACAACACTGATGGGATCGGCCTGCTGACCGATCTTGAACGTCAGGGGTTGATCCAACCCAAGGATCGTATCCTGTTGGTGGGTGCTGGTGGCGCGGCACGTGGCGCGATCTTGCCGCTACTGTCTTTTGGTTGTGAAGTGGTGATCACCAACCGTACTTTTAGCCGTGCGCAGACATTGGCGCAGGTGTTCCAGCATCTGGGTGAAATATCCGCGTTACCCCTGGATCAACTTGATCAACAGCGGTTTGATTTAGTGATTAACGCTACGGCATCTGGTATCAGCGGTGACATCCCGGCGCTACCGGTTGGTACGGTCAATGGCCATACGCGTTGTTATGACATGTTTTATCAGCAGGGATTAACTCCGTTTCTGGCCTGGGCGCAGCAACAGGGTGCCACAGAATATGCCGACGGTTTAGGGATGCTGGTGGGGCAGGCCGCGCATGCGTTCCTGCTGTGGCATGGTGTGATGCCGGAGATCGAACCGGTATTGCGCCAGCTGCGTCACGAACTGGCAGTGTAA
- the yrdA_1 gene encoding carnitine operon protein CaiE → MSDAVRSYLHYSPKLGLRVMIDPSSVVIGNVELADDVSIWPLVAIRGDVNAVKIGARSNIQDGSVLHVTHKSEYNPEGYPLLIGEDVTVGHKAMLHGCAIGNRVLVGMGSILLDGAVIEDDVMIGAGSLVAPGKRLESGYLYMGSPARQVRPLTAAEREGLLYSSTNYVRWKDEYLSEDI, encoded by the coding sequence ATGTCTGATGCAGTACGTTCTTATCTTCATTACTCTCCTAAACTGGGCCTGCGCGTCATGATCGACCCTTCCAGTGTGGTGATCGGTAACGTTGAGCTGGCCGATGACGTCAGTATCTGGCCGTTGGTTGCTATCCGCGGAGATGTGAACGCAGTAAAAATCGGTGCACGCAGCAATATTCAGGATGGCAGCGTGTTGCACGTAACCCATAAGTCTGAATATAACCCTGAGGGTTACCCATTATTGATCGGTGAAGACGTTACTGTTGGGCACAAGGCCATGTTGCATGGCTGCGCGATTGGCAATCGGGTGCTGGTAGGTATGGGCTCGATCCTGTTGGATGGTGCAGTAATAGAAGATGATGTGATGATTGGTGCCGGCAGCCTGGTTGCACCGGGTAAACGCCTGGAGAGTGGTTATCTCTATATGGGCAGCCCGGCACGCCAGGTTCGCCCATTGACCGCTGCGGAACGGGAAGGGTTGCTTTACTCTTCTACTAACTATGTACGTTGGAAAGACGAATATTTGTCAGAGGATATCTGA
- the metA gene encoding Homoserine O-succinyltransferase codes for MPIRVPDELPAVSFLRNENVFVMASSRAKTQEIRPLKVLILNLMPKKIETENQFLRLLSNSPLQIDIQLLRIDSRESKNTPAEHLNNFYCDFEDIQDENFDGLIVTGAPLGLVDFCDVAYWPQIERVIDWAKNHVTSTLFVCWAVQAALNILYGIPKMTREVKLSGVYQHQTLQQHALLTRGFDETFLAPHSRYADFPTEIIRQYTDLDILAESEQTGAYLFASKDKRLAFVTGHPEYDALTLAGEYCRDNDAGLNPVVPLNYFPDDNPELTPKASWRSHGHLLFANWLNYYVYQITPYDLRHMNPTLE; via the coding sequence ATGCCGATTCGTGTTCCTGATGAGTTACCTGCAGTCAGTTTTTTGCGCAATGAGAATGTCTTTGTCATGGCATCCTCTCGGGCAAAAACACAGGAAATCAGGCCATTGAAAGTATTGATCCTCAACCTGATGCCAAAAAAGATCGAGACGGAAAACCAGTTTTTACGTCTACTTTCCAACTCTCCGCTGCAAATCGACATTCAGCTGCTGCGTATCGACAGCCGTGAGTCAAAGAACACGCCGGCGGAGCATTTGAATAACTTTTACTGTGATTTTGAAGATATTCAGGATGAGAATTTCGACGGATTGATTGTCACCGGGGCGCCGCTGGGGCTGGTCGATTTCTGTGACGTTGCCTACTGGCCACAGATCGAACGGGTGATTGACTGGGCCAAGAATCACGTCACCTCCACGCTGTTTGTATGCTGGGCGGTGCAGGCGGCATTGAACATTCTGTATGGCATTCCGAAGATGACGCGCGAAGTGAAACTGTCTGGGGTTTATCAGCACCAGACGCTGCAGCAGCATGCCTTGCTGACTCGCGGTTTTGATGAGACCTTCCTCGCACCTCACTCACGCTATGCAGACTTTCCTACGGAGATTATCCGCCAGTATACGGATTTGGATATCTTGGCCGAATCAGAACAAACCGGGGCCTATTTGTTCGCCAGTAAGGACAAGCGGCTGGCGTTTGTGACCGGCCACCCGGAGTATGATGCGCTAACGTTAGCTGGCGAGTATTGTCGCGATAACGATGCCGGTCTTAATCCTGTGGTACCGCTGAATTACTTCCCCGATGATAATCCCGAACTCACCCCCAAAGCCTCCTGGCGCAGCCATGGCCATCTGCTGTTTGCCAACTGGCTCAACTACTACGTTTACCAGATCACGCCGTACGATCTGCGTCATATGAACCCCACCCTCGAGTAA
- the aceB gene encoding Malate synthase A, with amino-acid sequence MTQQIVGTELTFTQGFSAAERQVLTDDAVEFLAELVSKFTPQRNKLLAARACWQQKIDQGDLPDFISETNSIRNEKWSIRGIPEDLRDRRVEITGPVERKMVINALNANVKVFMADFEDSLAPSWDKVIDGQINLHDAVNGTISYTNEAGKIYQLKPNPAVLIARVRGLHLPEKHVQWQGEAIPGGLFDFALYFFHNYRQLLAKGSGPYFYLPKTQSWQEAAWWSEVFSFAEDRFSLPRGTIKATVLIETLPAVFQMDEILYHLRDHIVGLNCGRWDYIFSYIKTLKNHADRVLPDRQSVTMDKSFLSAYSRLLIKTCHKRGAFAMGGMAAFIPSKDAEKNAWVLNKVRADKELEANNGHDGTWVAHPGLADTVMEVFSRVLGERRNQLEVLRENDAPISAAQLLEPCDGERTEAGMRANIRVAVQYIEAWISGNGCVPIYGLMEDAATAEISRTSIWQWIHHEKSLSDGQLVTKALFRQMLKEEMLVVREELGEARFNAGRFDEAARLMERITTQDELIDFLTLPGYELLA; translated from the coding sequence ATGACGCAACAGATAGTAGGCACGGAATTAACGTTTACGCAGGGTTTTAGCGCTGCTGAACGACAGGTGTTGACGGATGACGCGGTCGAATTCCTGGCGGAACTGGTGAGTAAATTTACTCCACAGCGCAACAAACTGTTGGCTGCGCGTGCCTGCTGGCAGCAGAAGATCGATCAAGGTGATCTTCCAGACTTCATTTCGGAAACTAATTCCATTCGTAATGAAAAGTGGTCGATCCGTGGCATACCAGAGGATCTTCGCGACCGCCGGGTGGAAATCACCGGTCCGGTTGAACGCAAGATGGTCATCAACGCCCTGAACGCCAATGTGAAGGTGTTTATGGCGGACTTCGAAGACTCACTGGCACCTAGCTGGGACAAAGTCATCGACGGCCAAATCAACCTGCATGACGCGGTGAACGGCACCATCTCTTACACCAATGAAGCCGGCAAGATTTATCAGTTAAAGCCGAACCCGGCGGTATTGATTGCTCGCGTACGCGGCCTGCATTTGCCGGAAAAACACGTGCAGTGGCAGGGGGAAGCGATCCCCGGTGGCCTGTTCGATTTTGCGCTGTATTTCTTCCATAACTATCGTCAACTGCTGGCTAAAGGCAGTGGCCCTTATTTCTACCTGCCAAAAACCCAGTCCTGGCAGGAAGCGGCCTGGTGGAGCGAAGTCTTCAGCTTTGCCGAGGATCGTTTCTCCCTGCCACGCGGCACGATCAAAGCCACGGTGCTGATCGAAACGCTGCCGGCAGTATTCCAGATGGACGAGATCCTCTACCACCTGCGCGATCATATCGTCGGCTTGAACTGCGGCCGTTGGGATTACATCTTCAGCTATATCAAGACGCTGAAAAATCATGCTGACCGGGTATTGCCGGATCGTCAGTCGGTCACCATGGACAAGTCATTCCTTAGCGCCTATTCCCGGTTGCTGATCAAGACCTGCCACAAGCGCGGTGCCTTTGCCATGGGCGGCATGGCGGCGTTTATCCCGAGCAAAGACGCCGAGAAAAATGCCTGGGTGCTGAACAAGGTGCGGGCGGATAAAGAGCTGGAGGCCAATAACGGCCACGACGGTACCTGGGTGGCCCATCCAGGGCTGGCGGATACCGTAATGGAGGTCTTCAGCCGGGTGCTCGGTGAGCGCCGTAACCAACTGGAAGTGCTGCGTGAAAACGACGCGCCAATCAGTGCTGCGCAGTTGCTTGAACCTTGTGACGGGGAGCGTACCGAAGCCGGCATGCGCGCCAATATCCGCGTGGCGGTGCAGTACATCGAAGCCTGGATCTCCGGCAATGGCTGCGTCCCGATTTATGGCCTGATGGAAGACGCGGCGACGGCGGAAATTTCCCGCACCTCTATCTGGCAGTGGATTCACCATGAAAAGAGCCTGAGTGATGGCCAACTGGTCACCAAGGCGCTGTTCCGTCAGATGCTGAAAGAAGAAATGTTGGTAGTACGTGAAGAGTTGGGTGAGGCACGCTTTAACGCTGGCCGCTTCGACGAAGCGGCACGCCTGATGGAGCGTATCACTACGCAAGACGAATTAATCGATTTCCTGACTTTACCTGGCTATGAGCTACTGGCCTGA
- the aceA gene encoding Isocitrate lyase, which translates to MSTSRAQQIQQLEQEWKSARWEGITRPYSAEDVINLRGSVNPVCTLAQNGAAKLWELLHGKSRKGYVNSLGALTGGQALQQAKAGIEAIYLSGWQVAADANTASAMYPDQSLYPVDSVPGVVERINNTFRRADQIQWANKIEPGSKGYTDYFLPIVADAEAGFGGVLNAFELMKAMIEAGAAGVHFEDQLAAVKKCGHMGGKVLVPTQEAIQKLVAARLAADVLGVPTLVIARTDADAADLLTSDCDPYDREFVSGERTAEGFFRTHAGVEQAISRGLAYCPYADLVWCETSTPDLQAAKRFADAIHAKFPGKLLAYNCSPSFNWKKNLDDQTIARFQEELSAMGYKYQFITLAGIHSMWFNMFDLAHAYAQGEGMKHYVEKVQQPEFDAVSRGYTFASHQQEVGTGYFDKVTTIIQGGASSVTALTGSTEEQQF; encoded by the coding sequence ATGTCTACCTCTCGTGCTCAACAGATTCAACAACTGGAACAGGAATGGAAATCGGCTCGCTGGGAAGGCATCACCCGCCCGTACAGCGCGGAAGACGTCATTAACCTGCGCGGTTCGGTTAACCCGGTTTGCACCCTGGCACAGAACGGTGCCGCCAAACTGTGGGAACTGCTGCACGGTAAATCACGCAAAGGCTACGTCAACAGTCTGGGGGCGCTCACTGGCGGCCAGGCACTGCAGCAGGCCAAGGCCGGCATCGAGGCGATTTACCTGTCCGGTTGGCAGGTGGCGGCGGATGCCAACACGGCGTCTGCGATGTACCCGGACCAGTCGCTGTACCCGGTTGACTCTGTGCCGGGTGTGGTTGAGCGCATCAACAACACCTTCCGCCGCGCCGACCAGATCCAGTGGGCCAACAAAATTGAGCCGGGCAGCAAAGGTTACACCGACTACTTCCTGCCGATCGTCGCCGATGCCGAAGCCGGCTTTGGTGGCGTGCTGAACGCTTTCGAACTGATGAAGGCGATGATTGAGGCCGGTGCTGCCGGGGTGCACTTCGAAGACCAACTGGCGGCGGTGAAAAAGTGCGGTCATATGGGCGGCAAAGTGCTGGTGCCAACCCAGGAAGCGATCCAGAAATTGGTTGCTGCGCGCCTGGCGGCCGATGTGCTCGGCGTGCCGACGTTAGTCATCGCACGTACCGATGCCGATGCCGCCGATTTACTGACCTCTGACTGCGACCCGTACGACCGCGAGTTTGTGTCCGGTGAGCGCACTGCCGAAGGTTTCTTCCGCACCCATGCCGGTGTCGAGCAAGCGATCAGCCGTGGCCTGGCATATTGCCCTTACGCTGACCTGGTGTGGTGCGAAACCTCCACGCCGGATCTGCAGGCGGCCAAGCGCTTTGCTGATGCGATCCATGCCAAATTCCCGGGCAAACTGCTGGCGTACAACTGCTCGCCGTCATTCAACTGGAAAAAGAACCTGGACGACCAGACTATTGCTCGCTTCCAGGAAGAGCTGTCAGCGATGGGTTACAAGTACCAGTTCATTACGCTGGCGGGCATCCACAGCATGTGGTTCAACATGTTTGACCTGGCGCATGCCTATGCACAGGGCGAGGGCATGAAACACTACGTCGAAAAAGTGCAGCAGCCAGAGTTCGACGCGGTGTCTCGCGGTTATACCTTTGCCTCACACCAACAGGAAGTGGGTACCGGTTACTTCGACAAGGTGACCACCATTATTCAGGGCGGAGCTTCCTCAGTGACGGCATTGACCGGTTCGACGGAAGAACAGCAGTTCTAA
- the aceK gene encoding Isocitrate dehydrogenase kinase/phosphatase, giving the protein MAAKLELLIAQTILQGFDAQYGRFLEVTAGAQQRFERADWPAVQQAMKKRIHLYDHHVGLVVEQLKCITGQQYFDADFPSRVKAVYTDLLPEYPRFEIAESFFNSVYCRLFRHRDLTPEKLFVFSSQPEGRFRDIPRPLSRDFTANGDVSAMLYNLLTDLPLRLPWENLSRDIDYITLALQQSFSAQQLAGATFQIANELFYRNKAAWLVGKLRVADRVYPFLLPIHHSDSGALFIDTCLTSKAEASIVFGFARSYFMVYAPLPAAMVEWLREILPGKTTAELYMAIGCQKHGKTECYREYLTFMSGSQEQFIIAPGVKGMVMLVFTLPSFDRVFKVIKDEFAPQKEVTQAQVMACYQLVKEHDRVGRMADTQEYENFVVDKARLSPELLAELQREVPDKLEDLGDRIAIRHLYMERRMTPLNLYLEQADEQQMRDAIEEYGNAIKQLAAANIFPGDMLFKNFGVTRHGRVVFYDYDEICYMTEVNFRDIPPPRYPEDELASEPWYSVSPNDVFPEEFRHFLCGDRRIRQVFEEMHRDLFEADYWRGLQQRIRDGHVEDVFAYRKKRRFSQRSGAALPATSATA; this is encoded by the coding sequence ATGGCGGCAAAACTGGAGCTGTTGATCGCGCAGACGATCCTGCAGGGCTTTGATGCACAGTACGGCCGCTTCCTGGAGGTGACCGCCGGTGCACAGCAGCGTTTTGAGCGGGCGGACTGGCCGGCAGTACAGCAGGCGATGAAAAAACGAATCCACCTGTATGATCATCACGTCGGCCTGGTGGTAGAGCAGCTGAAGTGCATCACCGGGCAACAGTATTTTGATGCAGACTTCCCCAGTCGGGTGAAGGCGGTGTATACCGATCTGCTGCCGGAGTACCCACGTTTTGAGATTGCCGAAAGCTTCTTCAATTCGGTCTACTGTCGGCTGTTCAGACATCGCGACCTGACGCCGGAAAAACTGTTTGTTTTCAGCTCTCAGCCGGAAGGGCGCTTTCGCGACATCCCGCGTCCATTATCACGCGATTTCACCGCCAACGGTGACGTTTCGGCAATGTTGTACAACCTGCTGACCGATTTGCCTCTGCGGCTGCCGTGGGAAAACTTATCGCGCGATATTGATTACATCACGCTGGCGTTGCAGCAGAGCTTCAGCGCGCAGCAATTGGCAGGTGCAACGTTCCAGATCGCCAATGAGCTGTTTTACCGCAACAAGGCGGCCTGGCTGGTGGGGAAATTGCGTGTGGCAGACCGGGTCTATCCTTTCCTGCTGCCGATCCATCACAGTGATTCCGGCGCCTTGTTTATTGATACCTGCCTGACCAGCAAGGCCGAGGCCAGCATCGTATTCGGCTTCGCCCGCTCCTACTTTATGGTTTACGCCCCTCTGCCGGCGGCAATGGTCGAGTGGCTGCGTGAAATACTGCCGGGCAAAACCACCGCCGAGCTGTATATGGCGATTGGTTGCCAGAAGCACGGAAAAACAGAATGTTACCGTGAGTACCTGACGTTCATGAGTGGCTCGCAGGAGCAGTTCATCATCGCGCCGGGGGTGAAGGGCATGGTGATGCTGGTGTTTACCCTGCCGTCTTTCGATCGGGTATTCAAGGTGATCAAGGATGAGTTTGCGCCACAAAAAGAGGTGACGCAGGCGCAGGTGATGGCCTGCTACCAACTGGTGAAAGAACACGATCGCGTAGGACGCATGGCGGATACCCAGGAGTATGAAAACTTTGTCGTCGACAAGGCGCGACTCAGTCCGGAACTGCTGGCGGAACTGCAGCGCGAGGTACCGGATAAGCTGGAGGATCTGGGCGATCGCATCGCGATCAGGCATCTGTATATGGAACGACGCATGACACCGCTGAATCTGTATCTGGAGCAGGCCGATGAACAGCAGATGCGCGACGCGATAGAAGAATACGGTAACGCCATCAAGCAACTGGCTGCCGCCAATATTTTCCCCGGCGATATGCTGTTCAAGAACTTTGGCGTGACCCGGCACGGGCGGGTGGTGTTCTACGACTACGATGAAATTTGCTACATGACCGAGGTCAACTTCCGCGATATTCCGCCACCGCGCTATCCGGAAGATGAGTTGGCCAGCGAACCCTGGTACAGCGTGTCACCCAATGACGTCTTCCCGGAGGAATTCAGGCACTTTTTGTGTGGTGACCGGCGCATCCGGCAGGTGTTTGAAGAGATGCATCGCGACCTGTTCGAGGCCGATTACTGGCGCGGGTTGCAACAGCGCATCCGCGATGGGCATGTGGAAGACGTGTTTGCTTACCGCAAAAAACGGCGCTTCAGCCAGCGTAGTGGTGCGGCGCTGCCCGCGACATCGGCTACTGCATAA